AGTCCGGGCAGAGTACCAACCGTAATTATCTGGCCTCCGCCACTCAACCTGCAATGCCACTGATGGCGCAGCCTGCCCCCTCACAACAGGCCACGTCAGCAGGCACGGAGAAGCGCGCCGGCAGCGTACGCCTGCAGGAGATTTACGGTCGCGGCACACAGCTGCGCGCCCGCATTGTGCTGCCGGACGGTGGTGTAACCGAGGTGGTGAAAGGCGACCAGATCCCCGGCACCGCAAAACGGGTCACGGAGGTCACGTCCACGCTCGTGCGCCTCAGTGACGATTCTGAACTCTCCTTCTGAGGCCACGATGACGCCCGATAAAGACATTATGGATTTTGTGTTTGCCGAACAGCATTCGTCCGGCGGCGTGACGCTGCTTATCGACGGTAACCGGCGAAAAGAACCGGCCATACAGCGCTGGGTAATGGATGTCACCCGCGAGTATCCGACCGCTAAAACCGAGTTTGTGGCGCTGAGCGAGCTGAACCGCCGGCGCGAAGTGGCAGAGCGTCAGGGGCTGGCCCTGTCTCAGAGCGTCAGTGAGGCTGAACTTAACAGCCGTGATATCAGCGTATCTCAGGATAAAGTCATCAGCTATATGAGACTGGGGAACGAGATCAGTGCGTCTGATATCCATATTGAAATCAGCGCCGACCGTAAGCTCAGTATCGTCCAGCTGCGCATTCACGGCGAGCTGGAAGTGGTGGATGAAGTGAAAGATGCGGAGGGGATGACGCTGGCCTCCACCGCCTATCTTTCCATGTGTGACGTACGCGAGCAGTCCTTTTTTGCCGGCCGCGAACAGTCAGGGCGCATCGATGCGAAGTTTGCCCGCCGTGCCGGTCTGTATGGCGCCCGCTATGAACACCGCCCCACGCCCGACGGGCTGATTGTGGTCATGCGACTCATTCCTGATGACGGCGATAACATTCCCGGGCTGCCGAAGCTGGGTTTTCTGCCGGAGCAGATAGCGCTCATTGTGCAGATCCTGCGCCTGCCGGAAGGCATGGTGCTGCTGACCGGGCCGACCGGTTCCGGCAAAAGCGCCACGCTGCGCGTGTTCAGCGATATCTGGCTGAAACTGACCGGCGGAAAAAAGCGTCTGCTGACGCTGGAAAACCCGCCGGAGGGACGTATCCCCGGCGCCATCCAGACCCCCGTCATGCCGGCTGACAACTCTCCTGATGCCATCAGCCGTGCCTGGGATAACGCCAACGCCTCCGCGCTGCGTCTCGATCCTGATGCCATTCTGAATGGCGAAATGCGTGACCTGTATTCCCTCATCGCCGCCATTTACGCCAGTGAAACCGGCCACGCGCTGTTCTCCACCCTGCACACCCAGAGCGCCATCGGTGCCCTGCGGCGTATGGAGCACTTCGGCGTTGATCGCCACCTTCTGGCCGATGCGTCACTGGTCACTGGCCTGATAGGCCAGCGTCTGGTGCCGCTGCTGTGTGAACACTGCCGTATTCCCTGGCAGGTGAAAGCACCTGAGCTTGACGGCGAAACCCGTGCGCGCCTGGAAAAATACTGCACTGTGGAGGGGGTGTGCGACACCAGCAAACTTTTCTTCCGTAATCACGAGGGCTGTTCTCACTGCCAGAAAACGGTGCCGCTGACCGGCCGCATCGTCAGCCGCGGCGTCACCGGCCGCACGGCCATTGCCGAGGTGGTCCGGACGGATGCCCGACTGATGCAGCTCTGGTTGTCTCTCGGCCCGGCCGTTGCCCGTCAGCACTGGGTAAACCAGGGGGGTATCACCCGCCGTATGCATCTGCTGCGTTATCTCGCACAGGGGCGCGTTGATCCGGTGGAAGGCGATCTTATCTGTCCTCTGGACGAGGACGACATCATGCAGTGTGAGGTGCCCTATGTCGGTTAAGACCCGTTTTTCGCCTGAGCGTGATATGTCGCTGGCGGAAATGCTGCGGTATCGCCTGGTCAGGGCCACCTTCACCGGGCAGTATCGCCAGCCGTTTTACGAAACCCTGCGCTTTTTGCTGGAAAACCGCAAACAGCTGAAAGAGGCGCTGACCCTGATTGGTGAGGTGCATACCGACTTTGGCCGGCGCTGGCACCCCTATCATGAGCTGGTACAGGACTGCCTTGAGGGCGTGAAAGACAACCGCGAGGGGCGGTCCCTGCAGGATGTGCTTGCTGCCTGGGCACCTTATGAAGAGGCAGCGCTTATCAGCGCCGGGATAGAAACCGGCAATATTCCCGGCGCGCTGATGCAGGCTGACAAGCTGATTGTCGCCCGTCGGCGCATCCTCGGTCAGGTGGTTTTTGCCTCGGTCTTTCCGTCAGCGCTGGCCCTGCTGAGCACGGGGCTGCTGCTGGCCAACAACATGGCACTGGTGCCCACCTTAAGCAAAATGTCTGACCCGGCACGCTGGACCGGTGCACTCGGGCTGATGAACGGCGTGGCACAGTGGACGGATCAGTGGGGGGTGACCGCAGCGGGTGCCGCCGTCGGGGGCGTCATTCTGGCGTTCTGGTCGCTGCCGCGCTGGCGGGGACGGCTGCGACGCCTGGCCGATCACCTGATGCCCTGGTCGGTTTACAAAGACCTGCAGGGCGCGGTGTTCCTGATGAATATCGGGGCGCTGCTCGGTGCCGGTGTGCAGGAGCTCAAGGCGCTGCAGATCCTGAACGCGTTCGCTCCGCCCTGGCTCCAGGAGCGTATTGAGGCCGCAATGGCGTGCATGAGCGAGGGGGACTCGCTGGGCATGGCGCTGCGCCAGAGCGGTTATGACTTCCCCAGCCGCGAGGCGGTGAACTACCTCTCGCTGCTGGATAAAGGCAACAGCGCCGCGTCGCTTATCACAAATTATGCCGATCGCTGGCTGGAGCAGGCGCTGGCGCGCGTGGCCCGCAAAGCGAACGTCACAAAGCTCTTTTCTCTCGTTCTGATTATGAGTTTCTTCTTACTCATCCTGCAGATGGTGATGCAGATTCAGGACATGAACACCTTCAACATACATTAAGGAACGACCATGTCATCTCAGACATCACATTATCACCCGCGCCAGCCAGACCGGGGCTGGGGCATCCTTGAACACGGCAGCATTGCCCTGTTTACGGTTATCGTCATCTGCATTGTCGGGGCGCTTGTCTGGAGTCTCTCAGGCAAAAAGTCTGTTGCGGTGGAAACCTCAAATATCCAGACCGTTGTGACCAATGCCCAGCAGCTCAAGCAAACCCAGGGTGGGTATAACTTTACCAGTGGCACCACCATGACCGGTACGCTGATTCAGCAGGGGGGCGCGCCGAAGGCTGGCTGGACGATTCAGGGGACGGCCAGTTCCGGCACGGCGACGATGTGGAACAGCTATGGCGGCCAGGTTGTCATGGCACCGGTGGCATCAAACGGATTCAATAATGGTTTCTCCGTCACCACGCAGAAAGTGCCGCAGGCCGACTGTATCTCCATTGCCACCCAGCTCGGCTCCGGTGGCGCGTTCAGTGCCATCAGCATCAACAGCACCGACTACAGCGATGGCCTGGTCAGCGCCGAAGATGCCGGCAAAGCCTGTACTGCTGACACAGGCATGACGGGCAACAACACCCTGGTCTTCACGCACAACGGCTGATGACATGCTGCGCCTGACTGCCCTCCTGCTGTTTATCCTGCTCAGCCCCCGCGCGGGGGCATTCTGCTTTGACGCAGCAGGGGCAAAGTACCACATCGATCCGCTGCTGATTCAGGCCATTGCCACCGGCGAAAGCAGTCTGCGTCCGGGGATTACGAATGTTAACCGCGATAAAAAGACCGGGCGTGCACTCAGCAATGATTACGGGCTGATGCAGGTCAATTCCTCACACATCCCGGGGCTGATAGCGCAGGGGGTTATCAGCAGTCCACAGGATCTGCTGACCCGTCCCTGTCTCAATGTGCAGACTGGTACATGGATTCTGGCAAAACATTTTCAGGTATGCGGCATCAGCTGGAACTGTCTGGGTTCTTACAACGCCGGTTTTCGTCAGGATCGCCATGAAACGCGCGAATCCTACGCCAACCGGATTTATGCCATTTACCGGCGCCTTTTACTGAAAGAACGGGGGATCAGACTGTGACGCTGCTGACGCTGAGTATGCCGTGGCCAACGCTCGGCATCCTTTTTCCACTGAGCCTCGGTTTGTTTAATTTTATGGCGAGCCTCGTCAGTATTAACCTGGTGACATCGGGTAACTGGAACGGGCGCAGTACTCCTGTACCTCCGGCGATAGTCTGGCTGTATGCCGCTGCTGTCAGTGTCATGCTGCTGGCCCCCGCACCGGCGATGGCGCGCCTGCTGTCATTTTTTATCAGCCTGTTTCTTTTCAGAATGACGCTTACCGATGCGCTGACGGGACTGCTGCCCCGGGAAATGACGGTGAGCTGCCTGACTGCGGGGCTTGCTGCCGCACTTCTGCACCCGGGGTTTACGGAACATCTCCTTTCTGCGGTCATCGCGATGCTGATATTCGGCGGCTGGCGATATGGCTCAGCGAAGATTCAGGGTCGCGAGTGTCTGGGGCTGGGCGATGTGTGGCTGGCAGGTGCCATTGCCGCATGGCCCGGTGGAACCGATGGGCTTTTTGCCCTGCTGACCGGTGTAATGTTTTTTGTGCTGTGGCAGTTAACGGTGCGTCGCATCAGCGAGGGTGGGCCGATGGGGCCCTGGTTGTGTGCCGGTGCGATGTCAGTGACGCTTCTAAAACTTTATCAGCCGCTTATTACATGGTGATGCCAGTGAACTCAACAAAAACAATCGATCGTGGCTGGGCTATTCTCAGCACGGGTGCGGCTTTAGTCATTCTGCTGCTGGTCAGCGTATGGGGATATTCGCTTATCAGTGACTGGATGCAGAAACGAACCTGGATGAACACCTCCGCGCAGGTGTCCCGTTTCACGCAGGCGGTAAAAAGTTATACCGGGCGTTATTACGATACGCTGCTCGCCAGTGCCAGCACCACCGCGCCGGTCATTGTTACACCCACTATGCTGAAAAATACCGGTTTTCTGGAGCAGGGCTTCAGTGAGACCACCATTGACGGTCAGGCTTATTCCGCTGCGGTGATACGCAATACCACCAACACCGACCAGCTACAGGCGATGGTCTACACCCGGAACGGCTCTGCGCTGCCGTTTCTCGCTCTGCGTCAGATATCAATGGATATCACTGCCGGCATGGGGGGGTACATCTGGACGTCAGGTATCGCCACCGGTGCAATGGGGAGCTGGACCGTTCCTCTCTCTCAGTTTGGTGTCAACAGCACTCAGGGTCATATTGCCACACTGCTGACTACGGATGAACTGGGGGTAGCACGCGGCGAAAGTGACCGCCTTTACCGTTTTTCGGTCACCGGTAAGCCCGATCTTAATACCATGCATACCAGCATCGATATGGGCGGCAACAACCTCAACAATACCGGAACCGTCAATGCCGTAACGGGGACGTTCAGCGGCAACGTGACCGCCGGTGGCAATATGACCGCAAGTGGCACGGTCACGGGACAGAACGTCACTGCAGGGACAAATGTTACCGCCGGCAATACCATTACAGCCAATAGCGATATCCGTTCGAATAATGGCTGGTTCATTACGCGGGACGGGAAAGGCTGGCTGGATGAAACGCATGGCGGTGGTTTTTATATGTCCGATGATGACTGGGTTCGGGCTGTTAATAACAAAAATATTTACACCGGTGGCCAGGTGCGCGGGGGAAGCCTGCGGGCCGATGGCAACGTGTCCGCAGGCGGCGTATTAACTCAGGATCAGGTCAACACAGCAGACACATCGTGCAACATTACTGGGGCGAGAAGCCATGATGCGTCTGGAGCCCCACTTTCCTGTCAATCCGGTGTGTGGAAAGATAGTGATGCAAACCTCAAACAGGACCAGTGTACTCAGATCGGAAACTCTCAGGGGCGAGACTTTTCCGAACATCGTTGCCCGGCTGGCTGGTACACCGCTGGCCTGGAGTTTGTTGGCCACCAGGATAGCGAATCTGCCTATGTCATTACCTGCTGTCACTGAACGATTGTTAATTTAGCCGTTTCGGTACATGCGTTTGGTTGCAGAATGAATACGTTTTGAAAACTATTTGCCTGTCTGTCAATCCGGTGTGTGGAAACGGTCATCCACTGAGACACAGATCCGCAGTGCTTCCGCACCCAAGACGGTAACCGTTGACTGCAATGGTGATGAGGTTCTGGTCGGAGGGGGAGCAGCATGCTATTCCGGCTCCGATGAACGTTTAAAATGGAGTAATCCGAACGGAAATAGCTGGGCAGGTGCCTGCCCAAACACGACCGTAACGGCTTATGCTATCTGCGCTCACAAATAATGACTTATGCGTATTCATCTTGTGATTGATGCCTCTTTCAGACCTGTTCACAGGAAAAGTCAGGGCTGGGCTGAAGCACAAAGCTGCATGTAGTCGCCGTCGTTTGGCACCCCATTCTGGTAGGTGCCACCACAGGATGGACCGTAGCCGTTAAAGTTAACGCCGCTGTCGCCGTGCAGCACGAAATTCGCCAGCATGTAAGGCCATCGGCCTCCACAGGTGCGGCAGGTCTGCCACTGGACACCGCCACTTTTTGACCACACACCGGATTGACAGGAAAGTGGGGCTCCAGACGCATCATGGCTTCTCGCCCCAGTAATGTTGCACGATGTGTCTGCTGTGTTGACCTGATCCTGAGTTAATACGCCGCCTGCGGACACGTTGCCATCGGCCCGCAGGCTTCCCCCGGCGCACCTGGCCACCGGTGTAAATATTTTGTATTAACAGCCCGAACCCAGTCATCATCGGACATATAAAACCCACCGCCATGCGTTTCATCCAGCCAGCCTTTCCCGTCCCGCGTAATGAACCAGCCATTATTCGAACGGTATATCGCTATTGGCTGTAATGGCTAGCTAGCTAGTGATGATGTGTAAACAGTAGGCTATTCCGGCCACGTTATTCCTATCAAGATTAAATGGCAACTTAAATAGATAAATACATTAAAAAAAATTGTACAGCGGAAGTGAACTTTGTCAGAAAACTCAATTCATCCCGATAAAGACGTGGGATAAGAAAACATTATCCCTTATCACTTTCATTTAGATGCAATTATTCATAGCTGTGAAACACATTAATAACCGCATCGGGATAATTCTTTACTCACTTACACTGCTACGATTCTCATTCTTATTACTATTATTCTGCCGGGTTGCAAGAAAATTCGAACAAAGCATGAGCAGGTGGCGCGAAGTAGAGAAACGCTACTGTCCTTTATAACTCACCCAAACATGCCCGCCGAACATGATTAACACTAATCCAGTCTGATATTTTGCGATTTTATATGCTGCCAGAAGCGCTCTGCTGCAAGATTTAACCTCGCCCCCGAACGATAAACATACGCCGAGATCGGCAACGACAGCGAACCATCCATAATGGCCAGTTTACCTTCTCGCAATTCCCGCTGAATCGAATACTGCGGTAACCACCCCACCCCATGGCCGTTTACGATCATCCGTTTGAGCAGCTCACTCATGGAAGACACAAAACTGAGGGTAAAGGTATTCTCGGGAATTTTATCGATGACCTGATTAACCTGGCGTCCCATATAGCTGTCGTTGGCATATTTCATCAGCGGCAAAACATCGCCATTCAGACTGAATAAGGGTCTGCCATCAACATCACAGGGGCTGACCAGATGAAGGAAGGAGTCAAAAACCTTATGATGAATAAAGGGATAATTCATAAACTCTTCGTTGTAGAAGGTCAGAATAAAGTCGCTTTTGCCTTCTTTCAGGTTATAAACCGCCTCGTCTACGTTGATCGACTCAACATAATGGATTCTTTCCGCGCTATCGGTGTATCCGGCGATCAGATTAGGCAGCAGCAGGACGGAAAGTGAGGGCGCGGCATCGAACTTGATACTTTGCCGAAAGTTGTCCAGCCCTTTGATTCGATTCAGCTGGTAATCCATATCATCCAGCATGTTGCGAGCGTAACCGACAAAACTCTTCCCCTGCCGGGTAAGTTGCAGTGGATTGACGCTGCGATCGAAGATGGCAAAGCCGATGGCAGACTCAAGTGATTGAATCCGGCGGCTAAATGAAGACTGGGAAATGTTTCTTTTTTCCGCCGCTAAGGTAAAGCTGCGGGTCTCTTCCAGGGCAATGACGTCATAAAACCACTTAACTTCAAGATTACTGACCACAGTGCGGAATCTCACAAAACCATAACTGGCGCTATGCAAATTATGCATGGCATATAGAAATTATGCAATCATTGCATCTGAATGATGGTGCTAGTATCCAGAACAGTTGATTAACTGATTTGCGCAAACTCATTAACAGCTCAGTTAACTATCACGCTCAACAACCGGTCGCAGTTTCATGCAACCCAATATTCAGCCAGCTATCAGTCAGGTATAATATGTCCAGCACTGCGATGATTAAAACAGCCCTGTCAGATTTAGGGATCACCGACGTTTCGGAAGTGATCTATAACCCGGATTATGATCTGCTTATCGAGCATGAAACTTCATCTGAACTCAGTGGCTATGAGCGCGGAATGATGACCGCATCCGGTGCCGTCGCAGTGGATACCGGCGAGTTCACCGGGCGTTCTCCGAAGGATAAATATATTGTCCGCGACGAGCTGACGCAGGATAGCGTGTGGTGGTCTGACGCTGGTACTGGCCGCAACGATAACAAACCCCTGTCCCCTTCGGTCTGGACTGAATTACGCCATCTGGTCTCAAACCAGTTATCCGGTAAAAAGCTGTATGTCGTCGATGCCTGGTGTGGTGCCAGCACCGACTCACGCCTGGCGGTACGCTTTATTACCGAGGTTGCCTGGCAGGCGCACTTCGTGAAAAACATGTTTATTCCGCCGCTGGCTGAAGAACTGGAGAATTTCACACCTGATTTTATCGTGATGAACGGTTCTAAATGCACCAATCACAACTGGCAGGAACAGGGCCTGAACTCTGAGAATTTCGTCGCCTTTAACCTCTCTGAGAAGATGCAGCTGATCGGTGGTACCTGGTACGGCGGTGAAATGAAGAAAGGTTTGTTCTCGGTGATGAACTATTTCCTGCCGCAGCGGGGTATTGCTTCCATGCACTGCTCAGCCAACCGTGGTGCAGCGGGTGATGTCGCATTGTTCTTTGGCCTCTCCGGAACCGGCAAAACCACCCTTTCCACCGACCCGCAGCGCGAGCTGATCGGTGACGACGAACATGGCTGGGACCATGAAGGCGTCTTCAACTTTGAAGGGGGTTGCTACGCCAAAACCATCAATCTGAGTGAAGCCGCTGAGCCAGAGATCTACCGCGCCATTCGCCGCGATGCGCTGCTGGAGAATGTGGTGGTCAGAGCTGACGGCAGCGTCGATTACGCTGATGGTCGCAAAACCGAGAACACGCGTGTCTCCTACCCGTTGTCGCATATTGAGAATATCGTCAAGCCGGTATCACGTGCCGGAAATCCGTCTAAAGTGATTTTCCTCGCGGCTGATGCCTTTGGCGTATTACCGCCGGTATCGCGCCTGACGACTGATCAGATGAAGTATCACTTCCTGTCTGGCTTTACCTCGAAACTGGCGGGCACCGAACGCGGCATTACCCGACCTACCCCAACGTTTTCAGCCTGCTATGGCGCAGCATTCCTGATGCT
This genomic stretch from Pantoea cypripedii harbors:
- a CDS encoding prepilin peptidase, which produces MTLLTLSMPWPTLGILFPLSLGLFNFMASLVSINLVTSGNWNGRSTPVPPAIVWLYAAAVSVMLLAPAPAMARLLSFFISLFLFRMTLTDALTGLLPREMTVSCLTAGLAAALLHPGFTEHLLSAVIAMLIFGGWRYGSAKIQGRECLGLGDVWLAGAIAAWPGGTDGLFALLTGVMFFVLWQLTVRRISEGGPMGPWLCAGAMSVTLLKLYQPLITW
- a CDS encoding LysR family transcriptional regulator, with amino-acid sequence MVSNLEVKWFYDVIALEETRSFTLAAEKRNISQSSFSRRIQSLESAIGFAIFDRSVNPLQLTRQGKSFVGYARNMLDDMDYQLNRIKGLDNFRQSIKFDAAPSLSVLLLPNLIAGYTDSAERIHYVESINVDEAVYNLKEGKSDFILTFYNEEFMNYPFIHHKVFDSFLHLVSPCDVDGRPLFSLNGDVLPLMKYANDSYMGRQVNQVIDKIPENTFTLSFVSSMSELLKRMIVNGHGVGWLPQYSIQRELREGKLAIMDGSLSLPISAYVYRSGARLNLAAERFWQHIKSQNIRLD
- a CDS encoding GspE/PulE family protein — its product is MTPDKDIMDFVFAEQHSSGGVTLLIDGNRRKEPAIQRWVMDVTREYPTAKTEFVALSELNRRREVAERQGLALSQSVSEAELNSRDISVSQDKVISYMRLGNEISASDIHIEISADRKLSIVQLRIHGELEVVDEVKDAEGMTLASTAYLSMCDVREQSFFAGREQSGRIDAKFARRAGLYGARYEHRPTPDGLIVVMRLIPDDGDNIPGLPKLGFLPEQIALIVQILRLPEGMVLLTGPTGSGKSATLRVFSDIWLKLTGGKKRLLTLENPPEGRIPGAIQTPVMPADNSPDAISRAWDNANASALRLDPDAILNGEMRDLYSLIAAIYASETGHALFSTLHTQSAIGALRRMEHFGVDRHLLADASLVTGLIGQRLVPLLCEHCRIPWQVKAPELDGETRARLEKYCTVEGVCDTSKLFFRNHEGCSHCQKTVPLTGRIVSRGVTGRTAIAEVVRTDARLMQLWLSLGPAVARQHWVNQGGITRRMHLLRYLAQGRVDPVEGDLICPLDEDDIMQCEVPYVG
- a CDS encoding type II secretion system F family protein; protein product: MSVKTRFSPERDMSLAEMLRYRLVRATFTGQYRQPFYETLRFLLENRKQLKEALTLIGEVHTDFGRRWHPYHELVQDCLEGVKDNREGRSLQDVLAAWAPYEEAALISAGIETGNIPGALMQADKLIVARRRILGQVVFASVFPSALALLSTGLLLANNMALVPTLSKMSDPARWTGALGLMNGVAQWTDQWGVTAAGAAVGGVILAFWSLPRWRGRLRRLADHLMPWSVYKDLQGAVFLMNIGALLGAGVQELKALQILNAFAPPWLQERIEAAMACMSEGDSLGMALRQSGYDFPSREAVNYLSLLDKGNSAASLITNYADRWLEQALARVARKANVTKLFSLVLIMSFFLLILQMVMQIQDMNTFNIH
- the pilP gene encoding type IV pilus biogenesis protein PilP, with the translated sequence MRRINPARTGLLLSVLLSGPALSATTADVLPPNVTLGELEAAQARNLILEQKVQTARLEQQLRESQSGQSTNRNYLASATQPAMPLMAQPAPSQQATSAGTEKRAGSVRLQEIYGRGTQLRARIVLPDGGVTEVVKGDQIPGTAKRVTEVTSTLVRLSDDSELSF
- a CDS encoding type 4 pilus major pilin — translated: MSSQTSHYHPRQPDRGWGILEHGSIALFTVIVICIVGALVWSLSGKKSVAVETSNIQTVVTNAQQLKQTQGGYNFTSGTTMTGTLIQQGGAPKAGWTIQGTASSGTATMWNSYGGQVVMAPVASNGFNNGFSVTTQKVPQADCISIATQLGSGGAFSAISINSTDYSDGLVSAEDAGKACTADTGMTGNNTLVFTHNG
- the pckA gene encoding phosphoenolpyruvate carboxykinase (ATP); the protein is MSSTAMIKTALSDLGITDVSEVIYNPDYDLLIEHETSSELSGYERGMMTASGAVAVDTGEFTGRSPKDKYIVRDELTQDSVWWSDAGTGRNDNKPLSPSVWTELRHLVSNQLSGKKLYVVDAWCGASTDSRLAVRFITEVAWQAHFVKNMFIPPLAEELENFTPDFIVMNGSKCTNHNWQEQGLNSENFVAFNLSEKMQLIGGTWYGGEMKKGLFSVMNYFLPQRGIASMHCSANRGAAGDVALFFGLSGTGKTTLSTDPQRELIGDDEHGWDHEGVFNFEGGCYAKTINLSEAAEPEIYRAIRRDALLENVVVRADGSVDYADGRKTENTRVSYPLSHIENIVKPVSRAGNPSKVIFLAADAFGVLPPVSRLTTDQMKYHFLSGFTSKLAGTERGITRPTPTFSACYGAAFLMLHPTQYAEVLAEKMAETGAEAWLVNTGWNGAGERLSLRDTRNIIRGILNDTIVLGDNTLPIFGLLIPDAVPEVQTSQLDPRNGWGSEEKWQEEATKLGRLFVANFSQYAGTTEGARIALAGPDVASE
- the pilV gene encoding shufflon system plasmid conjugative transfer pilus tip adhesin PilV, yielding MNSTKTIDRGWAILSTGAALVILLLVSVWGYSLISDWMQKRTWMNTSAQVSRFTQAVKSYTGRYYDTLLASASTTAPVIVTPTMLKNTGFLEQGFSETTIDGQAYSAAVIRNTTNTDQLQAMVYTRNGSALPFLALRQISMDITAGMGGYIWTSGIATGAMGSWTVPLSQFGVNSTQGHIATLLTTDELGVARGESDRLYRFSVTGKPDLNTMHTSIDMGGNNLNNTGTVNAVTGTFSGNVTAGGNMTASGTVTGQNVTAGTNVTAGNTITANSDIRSNNGWFITRDGKGWLDETHGGGFYMSDDDWVRAVNNKNIYTGGQVRGGSLRADGNVSAGGVLTQDQVNTADTSCNITGARSHDASGAPLSCQSGVWKDSDANLKQDQCTQIGNSQGRDFSEHRCPAGWYTAGLEFVGHQDSESAYVITCCH
- a CDS encoding lytic transglycosylase domain-containing protein yields the protein MLRLTALLLFILLSPRAGAFCFDAAGAKYHIDPLLIQAIATGESSLRPGITNVNRDKKTGRALSNDYGLMQVNSSHIPGLIAQGVISSPQDLLTRPCLNVQTGTWILAKHFQVCGISWNCLGSYNAGFRQDRHETRESYANRIYAIYRRLLLKERGIRL